The following are encoded together in the Oreochromis aureus strain Israel breed Guangdong linkage group 18, ZZ_aureus, whole genome shotgun sequence genome:
- the dis3l2 gene encoding DIS3-like exonuclease 2 isoform X1: protein MDSPRKAKKANVNREPKHSQNQSSRPPQKDAYARLLSQHRSSKFSMYLEQYAKDSSSQREDNGPSPQLKAQSDRVSIPARQRDQVFNDFSDSSDFSPSSVKSKGGESSLSLYMEKLNTRNVQQDCERRHGVFDGQRRGQRRDTATSHDGDVESGEELGSSKSNDAKKHQKQQRKNKDSNRDVDSKETDQPGGRLQSPKKSKKKNLPKHPEDEKIREGTSKCGVDSQMSSPKPPHGRDKNVKQPRASSANSPADKGKNKGGRGSKKQVFDAYMTSEEVSHGLKRGELIQGQLRINPKKYNEAFVPSPDDTRDIFLDGIVARNRALNGDIVVVQVLPREQWKVVRSDTDCEGASESDTPTVQTATKKTKSTPSSAVIVEEQCSDRDEQNNKYQNISGERLGEPSTPRSNGEILQKTAKVVYIVEKKHSRAATGFLKHLPDKPFALFSPVDHRVPRINVPLADCPEDFSSRPGDYNNTLFICRITDWAADSNFAEGRLAKSLGQAGEIEPETEGILIEYEVDFSEFSDEVLDCLPKNLPWTIPPEEMRKRKDLRNECIFTIDPATARDLDDALSCKQLPDGNFEVGVHIADVSYFVEEGNSLDVIASQRATSVYLVQKVIPMLPRLLCEELCSLNPLVDRLTFSVIWTLTPEGKILNEWFGRSIIRSCVKLSYDHAQSMIEAPEKMFSAEELPPVDPMHPIDEVHQAVLNLHAIAKNLRAQRFLGGALRLDQLKLSFTLDKETMMPQGCYIYQYRDSNKLVEEFMLLANIATANHIYRKFPELALLRRHPPPKAKMMDELQELCDQLGIKIDLSSAGLLHKSLNTAFGDDEYTSARKEVLTHMCSRPMQMALYFCTGVVKEEQNFKHYALNVPLYTHFTSPIRRYADIIVHRLLASSLKCGPRISLSTEEVEKQASHCNDKKALSKRVQELSSELFFGVFVKESGPLDSEAMVMGVLDQSFDVLVLRYGVQKRIYCKSITGLDAFRHRKVGKKSELTLLWTAEAPEDPPVEQVISVFTLVEVQLKSDDAPLKYSAVLKRPEDSAS, encoded by the exons ATGGATTCCCCTCGGAAGGCTAAGAAGGCTAACGTGAATCGAGAGCCAAAGCACAGCCAGAATCAGTCGAGCAGGCCTCCTCAGAAAGATGCCTATGCCAGGCTTCTTAGTCAGCACCGCAGCAGCAAGTTCAGTATGTATCTAGAACAATATGCAAAGGATTCGTCCTCTCAGAGGGAAGACAACGGGCCAAGCCCACAGCTCAAAGCCCAGAGTGACAGGGTCAGCATACCAGCACGACAAAGGGACCAAGTGTTTAATGATTTCTCTGACTCAAGTGACTTCTCCCCCTCCTCTGTGAAAAGTAAAGGAGGAGAGAGTTCATTGTCTTTGTACATGGAGAAACTAAACACTCGCAATGTTCAGCAGGACTGCGAGAGGAGGCATGGTGTGTTTGATGGGCAGCGGAGGGGGCAGAGAAGGGATACCGCCACCAGCCACGACGGAGACGTCGAGTCTGGGGAGGAGCTGGGTTCTTCAAAATCAAATGATGCAAAGAAACACCAGAAGCAACAGCGAAAAAACAAGGATTCAAATAGAGATGTCGACTCAAAAGAGACCGATCAGCCTGGTGGACGTCTTCAGTCTCCtaagaagtcaaagaaaaaaaatctgccaaagcACCCAGAAGATGAGAAGATTAGAGAAGGAACATCAAAGTGTGGAGTTGATTCTCAGATGTCAAGTCCCAAACCTCCTCATGGTCGTGATAAAAACGTAAAGCAGCCCAGAG cttcaAGTGCCAATTCTCCTGCTGACAAGGGTAAGAACAAAGGAGGCAGAGGATCAAAGAAGCAAGTGTTTGATGCTTACATGACCTCTGAGGAGGTTTCCCATGGTCTTAAAAGAGGAGAACTTATTCAG gGTCAGTTGAGAATAAACCCCAAGAAATACAATGAAGCTTTCGTTCCGTCTCCT GATGATACACGGGATATATTTTTAGATGGAATTGTTGCTCGCAACCGAGCGCTGAATGGAGACATAGTAGTTGTGCAAGTACTACCTCGTGAGCAGTGGAAG GTTGTGAGGTCAGATACTGACTGTGAGGGTGCCAGTGAGTCAGACACGCCCACTGTGCAAACAGCTACAAAGAAGACAAAGAGCACTCCCAGTTCTGCTGTTATTGTGGAAGAGCAGTGCAGCGACCGGGatgaacaaaacaacaaatatcAGAATATATCAG GAGAACGTCTGGGAGAACCATCAACACCACGATCCAATGGAGAGATACTCCAAAAGACAGCTAAA GTGGTTTACATTGTTGAAAAGAAACACTCAAGAGCTGCGACTGGCTTCCTGAAGCACTTGCCAGACAAGCCCTTCGCCTTGTTCTCCCCTGTGGACCACCGGGTGCCACGGATTAATGTTCCCCTTGCTGATTGCCCTGAAGATTTTAGTTCCCGTCCGGGTGACTACAACAACACCTTGTTCATCTGTCGGATCACGGACTGGGCAGCGGACAGCAATTTTGCAGAGGG TCGACTAGCCAAGTCACTGGGACAGGCTGGAGAAATTGAGCCAGAGACAGAAGGCATCCTGATAGAATATGAGGTTGATTTTTCTGAGTTCTCAGACGAGGTGTTGGACTGTCTTCCCAAGAATCTGCCTTGGACCATCCCACCTGAAGagatgagaaagagaaaagaccTGAG GAATGAGTGCATCTTCACAATCGACCCAGCGACTGCCAGAGATCTGGATGATGCCCTGTCCTGTAAACAGCTGCCAGATG GCAATTTTGAGGTGGGAGTTCACATTGCTGATGTGAGTTATTTTGTGGAGGAAGGAAACTCTTTGGATGTCATTGCCAGCCAAAGAGCAACTAGTGTCTACCTGGTTCAGAAG GTGATCCCCATGTTGCCTCGGTTGCTGTGTGAGGAGTTGTGCAGCTTGAACCCTCTCGTCGACCGACTCACTTTCTCCGTTATTTGGACGCTCACACCCGAGGGAAAG ATCTTGAATGAGTGGTTTGGCCGCTCAATCATCCGCTCCTGTGTGAAGCTGAGTTACGACCATGCTCAGAGCATGATCGAGGCCCCTGAGAAGATGTTCTCTGCTGAGGAGCTGCCACCCGTGGACCCCATGCACCCTATTGATGAGGTCCACCAAGCTGTGCTCAACCTGCATGCTATTGCCAAGAACCTCAGAGCTCAACGTTTCTTAGGAGGAGCGCTCAGACTCGATCAG CTGAAGCTTTCTTTCACTCTTGACAAAGAGACAATGATGCCTCAAGGTTGTTATATTTACCAATACAGAGACAGTAACAA GTTGGTGGAGGAGTTCATGCTGCTTGCTAACATTGCCACAGCAAACCACATCTACCGCAAATTCCCCGAGTTGGCCCTGCTCAGGCGCCACCCTCCACCCAAAGCCAAGATGATGGATGAGCTGCAAGAGTTGTGTGACCAGCTGGGAATCAAAATCGACCTGTCTTCTGCTGGATTATTACAC AAGAGTCTCAATACTGCTTTTGGTGATGATGAGTACACAAGTGCCAGAAAAGAAGTCCTCACCCACATGTGCTCCAGACCAATGCAG ATGGCGTTGTACTTTTGTACAGGAGTCGTGAAGGAGGAGCAGAATTTTAAGCACTACGCCCTCAACGTTCCCCTCTACACACACTTCACATCACCCATCAGGCGCTATGCTGACATCATCGTGCACCGGCTGCTGGCTTCTTCACTAA AATGTGGGCCTCGAATAAGCCTGTCAACAGAGGAGGTAGAGAAACAAGCGTCACACTGTAACGACAAGAAGGCTTTGTCCAAGAGAGTCCAGGAGCTCAGCTCTGAGCTCTTCTTTGGCGTCTTTGTGAAG GAGTCTGGCCCGTTGGACTCTGAAGCCATGGTGATGGGGGTGCTGGATCAGTCCTTCGATGTGCTGGTGCTCCGATACGGAGTCCAGAAACGCATCTATTGCAAG
- the dis3l2 gene encoding DIS3-like exonuclease 2 isoform X2 gives MDSPRKAKKANVNREPKHSQNQSSRPPQKDAYARLLSQHRSSKFSMYLEQYAKDSSSQREDNGPSPQLKAQSDRDCERRHGVFDGQRRGQRRDTATSHDGDVESGEELGSSKSNDAKKHQKQQRKNKDSNRDVDSKETDQPGGRLQSPKKSKKKNLPKHPEDEKIREGTSKCGVDSQMSSPKPPHGRDKNVKQPRASSANSPADKGKNKGGRGSKKQVFDAYMTSEEVSHGLKRGELIQGQLRINPKKYNEAFVPSPDDTRDIFLDGIVARNRALNGDIVVVQVLPREQWKVVRSDTDCEGASESDTPTVQTATKKTKSTPSSAVIVEEQCSDRDEQNNKYQNISGERLGEPSTPRSNGEILQKTAKVVYIVEKKHSRAATGFLKHLPDKPFALFSPVDHRVPRINVPLADCPEDFSSRPGDYNNTLFICRITDWAADSNFAEGRLAKSLGQAGEIEPETEGILIEYEVDFSEFSDEVLDCLPKNLPWTIPPEEMRKRKDLRNECIFTIDPATARDLDDALSCKQLPDGNFEVGVHIADVSYFVEEGNSLDVIASQRATSVYLVQKVIPMLPRLLCEELCSLNPLVDRLTFSVIWTLTPEGKILNEWFGRSIIRSCVKLSYDHAQSMIEAPEKMFSAEELPPVDPMHPIDEVHQAVLNLHAIAKNLRAQRFLGGALRLDQLKLSFTLDKETMMPQGCYIYQYRDSNKLVEEFMLLANIATANHIYRKFPELALLRRHPPPKAKMMDELQELCDQLGIKIDLSSAGLLHKSLNTAFGDDEYTSARKEVLTHMCSRPMQMALYFCTGVVKEEQNFKHYALNVPLYTHFTSPIRRYADIIVHRLLASSLKCGPRISLSTEEVEKQASHCNDKKALSKRVQELSSELFFGVFVKESGPLDSEAMVMGVLDQSFDVLVLRYGVQKRIYCKSITGLDAFRHRKVGKKSELTLLWTAEAPEDPPVEQVISVFTLVEVQLKSDDAPLKYSAVLKRPEDSAS, from the exons ATGGATTCCCCTCGGAAGGCTAAGAAGGCTAACGTGAATCGAGAGCCAAAGCACAGCCAGAATCAGTCGAGCAGGCCTCCTCAGAAAGATGCCTATGCCAGGCTTCTTAGTCAGCACCGCAGCAGCAAGTTCAGTATGTATCTAGAACAATATGCAAAGGATTCGTCCTCTCAGAGGGAAGACAACGGGCCAAGCCCACAGCTCAAAGCCCAGAGTGACAGG GACTGCGAGAGGAGGCATGGTGTGTTTGATGGGCAGCGGAGGGGGCAGAGAAGGGATACCGCCACCAGCCACGACGGAGACGTCGAGTCTGGGGAGGAGCTGGGTTCTTCAAAATCAAATGATGCAAAGAAACACCAGAAGCAACAGCGAAAAAACAAGGATTCAAATAGAGATGTCGACTCAAAAGAGACCGATCAGCCTGGTGGACGTCTTCAGTCTCCtaagaagtcaaagaaaaaaaatctgccaaagcACCCAGAAGATGAGAAGATTAGAGAAGGAACATCAAAGTGTGGAGTTGATTCTCAGATGTCAAGTCCCAAACCTCCTCATGGTCGTGATAAAAACGTAAAGCAGCCCAGAG cttcaAGTGCCAATTCTCCTGCTGACAAGGGTAAGAACAAAGGAGGCAGAGGATCAAAGAAGCAAGTGTTTGATGCTTACATGACCTCTGAGGAGGTTTCCCATGGTCTTAAAAGAGGAGAACTTATTCAG gGTCAGTTGAGAATAAACCCCAAGAAATACAATGAAGCTTTCGTTCCGTCTCCT GATGATACACGGGATATATTTTTAGATGGAATTGTTGCTCGCAACCGAGCGCTGAATGGAGACATAGTAGTTGTGCAAGTACTACCTCGTGAGCAGTGGAAG GTTGTGAGGTCAGATACTGACTGTGAGGGTGCCAGTGAGTCAGACACGCCCACTGTGCAAACAGCTACAAAGAAGACAAAGAGCACTCCCAGTTCTGCTGTTATTGTGGAAGAGCAGTGCAGCGACCGGGatgaacaaaacaacaaatatcAGAATATATCAG GAGAACGTCTGGGAGAACCATCAACACCACGATCCAATGGAGAGATACTCCAAAAGACAGCTAAA GTGGTTTACATTGTTGAAAAGAAACACTCAAGAGCTGCGACTGGCTTCCTGAAGCACTTGCCAGACAAGCCCTTCGCCTTGTTCTCCCCTGTGGACCACCGGGTGCCACGGATTAATGTTCCCCTTGCTGATTGCCCTGAAGATTTTAGTTCCCGTCCGGGTGACTACAACAACACCTTGTTCATCTGTCGGATCACGGACTGGGCAGCGGACAGCAATTTTGCAGAGGG TCGACTAGCCAAGTCACTGGGACAGGCTGGAGAAATTGAGCCAGAGACAGAAGGCATCCTGATAGAATATGAGGTTGATTTTTCTGAGTTCTCAGACGAGGTGTTGGACTGTCTTCCCAAGAATCTGCCTTGGACCATCCCACCTGAAGagatgagaaagagaaaagaccTGAG GAATGAGTGCATCTTCACAATCGACCCAGCGACTGCCAGAGATCTGGATGATGCCCTGTCCTGTAAACAGCTGCCAGATG GCAATTTTGAGGTGGGAGTTCACATTGCTGATGTGAGTTATTTTGTGGAGGAAGGAAACTCTTTGGATGTCATTGCCAGCCAAAGAGCAACTAGTGTCTACCTGGTTCAGAAG GTGATCCCCATGTTGCCTCGGTTGCTGTGTGAGGAGTTGTGCAGCTTGAACCCTCTCGTCGACCGACTCACTTTCTCCGTTATTTGGACGCTCACACCCGAGGGAAAG ATCTTGAATGAGTGGTTTGGCCGCTCAATCATCCGCTCCTGTGTGAAGCTGAGTTACGACCATGCTCAGAGCATGATCGAGGCCCCTGAGAAGATGTTCTCTGCTGAGGAGCTGCCACCCGTGGACCCCATGCACCCTATTGATGAGGTCCACCAAGCTGTGCTCAACCTGCATGCTATTGCCAAGAACCTCAGAGCTCAACGTTTCTTAGGAGGAGCGCTCAGACTCGATCAG CTGAAGCTTTCTTTCACTCTTGACAAAGAGACAATGATGCCTCAAGGTTGTTATATTTACCAATACAGAGACAGTAACAA GTTGGTGGAGGAGTTCATGCTGCTTGCTAACATTGCCACAGCAAACCACATCTACCGCAAATTCCCCGAGTTGGCCCTGCTCAGGCGCCACCCTCCACCCAAAGCCAAGATGATGGATGAGCTGCAAGAGTTGTGTGACCAGCTGGGAATCAAAATCGACCTGTCTTCTGCTGGATTATTACAC AAGAGTCTCAATACTGCTTTTGGTGATGATGAGTACACAAGTGCCAGAAAAGAAGTCCTCACCCACATGTGCTCCAGACCAATGCAG ATGGCGTTGTACTTTTGTACAGGAGTCGTGAAGGAGGAGCAGAATTTTAAGCACTACGCCCTCAACGTTCCCCTCTACACACACTTCACATCACCCATCAGGCGCTATGCTGACATCATCGTGCACCGGCTGCTGGCTTCTTCACTAA AATGTGGGCCTCGAATAAGCCTGTCAACAGAGGAGGTAGAGAAACAAGCGTCACACTGTAACGACAAGAAGGCTTTGTCCAAGAGAGTCCAGGAGCTCAGCTCTGAGCTCTTCTTTGGCGTCTTTGTGAAG GAGTCTGGCCCGTTGGACTCTGAAGCCATGGTGATGGGGGTGCTGGATCAGTCCTTCGATGTGCTGGTGCTCCGATACGGAGTCCAGAAACGCATCTATTGCAAG